The genomic DNA AAATAATTGACTTATTTGAACCTTACGGACATGGATTTAGAGAATTTATCTTAACCATGGAAGATGTATCCGTTCAAGATCTCAGAACAATTGATAAAAATGGGACTTCAAAACATATAAGCATGAAAATTAAAAATAATCAAGACTACTACAGAGCTATTTACTTTAACGGTACTAAAAATATTCAAGAGCTCGGGATTAAAGATGGACAAAATATAGATATAATATTCACAGTTAGCGAAGATTTCTACAATCAAAGTGATAAAATTCTAAAAATTATGGACATTAAAAAGAGAGTAAATTAATGCTTAGCATAAAAAGCTTTATTCTTATGAGCTTCATTATTTTATTCAATATTAATGTAGCAAATGATACTGCATTAATGGGTTGTTATAAAAGAGAAGTTTTTCAAGGAGAATGCACTTACTTTGCAAGCAACAAAAATTTTAAAAAACTATCCCTATTAAGTAATAATAAAAAGCCTATTTTAAGCTCTTATCCCTTTAAATTTAAAGTAGATAACAAAACATATCATATAGCTCTACTAGGAATTACACCAATGATTAAAGAAGGAATAAGGGAAATTGAAATAGAATTTGAGAATAAAAAATACATCAAGGAAATAGAAATAAAAAAATTCGAATTTAAAAAAACAACTGTCAAGTTAGATAAAAAAAAAGCAACACTTTTTAAGCGTCAAAAGTCAGCAAAAGCCAAAGAACAAGCTCTCATATTATGGAATATAATTGGAAACATAGGAGACACAACAATATACCACTACGATACCTTAGTTCACCCTATCAAAGACCAATATAGAATAAGCAGTCCTTATGGAGACCAAAGAATTTATATGCAAGACAATAAAAAAATATCAAAACTCACAATGCATAACGGTAAAGATTATGCGACTTTTAAAAGAGAAAAAACACCTATTTTCGCAGCTGGCAGAGGGAAAGTAGTATTTGCAAGAGATAGGGAAATTACTGGAAAAACTGTAATTATTCAACACTTACCGGGTGTATTTACAATTTATTTACATCTATCAAAATTTGGAGTTACAGAAAACAAAATAGTTCACACAGGAGAATATATTGGACATGTTGGAAACACAGGAATTTCAACAGGACCTCATCTACACTTTGAAGTTAGAATTAATGGAGTTGCTATAAATCCAGATTTCTTCTTAGAACACATGCTTATTGACAAAAATAGAATAATCAATCATATTAAAAGAATAGAGTAATAAAGGGGGTGATTTTTTGGTAACTGTCAATGTGGACAAAAATGAAGGTCTAGAAAAAGCATTGAAACGTTTTAAAAGAATGATTGAGAAAGAAGCAATAATTCGAGAATGGAAAAGAAGAGAATACTATGAGAAGCCGTCCACCATTCGAGTGAAGAAAGAAAAAGCATTCAAAAGAAAACAAGCTAAAAAAGTCAGAAAATTAAAACAAAAAATTGGAAGACAATAAAAGAGAGATATTCTACATTGAATATCTCTCTTTTATTTTAAACTAAATAAAGACATCTCGTGGTTTTGAGCCCTTTATAGGACCTACATATCCCATCTCTTCCATAAGTTCAATAATCCTTGCAGCTCTATTGTACCCTATTTTGAGTCGTCTTTGCAGATAGGAAGCAGAGGCCTTCTTAGTAGAACGAACAATCTCAAGAGCTTCTTCAAACATAGGTTCATCTGAAGGGTCAAGAGCTACCTTATCTGCCTCACCTACACTATCAATAAATATCTCATCATCAATATAATTTGGAGCGCCAAATTTCTTCACCTCTTCAACTAATCTGTAAACTTCCTTTTCATTCAAAAATCCACCTTGAATTCTTTGAGGGAAAGGAGTAGTAGGACTAACATAAAGCATATCCCCTCTTCCTAAAAGCTTCTCAGCACCTGAAGTTCCAAGAATTATCCTTGAATCCATAGCACTAGCTACCATAAAAGAAATTCTTGAAGGAAAATTAGCCTTTATTACTCCCGTAATAACATCAACAGACGGTCTTTGAGTAGCAAGAACCAAATGTATTCCAACAGCCCTAGCCATAGCTGCAAGTCTAGAAATTAAATTCTCCAAATCTTTTCTTGCAGAAAGGATAAGATCTGCAAATTCATCAATAATAATTACAAGATAAGGCAAAGGGACTTCATTTAATCCCTCTTCTATTATTTTTCTATTATAAGCATTAATATCTCTGACAAGAAAATTATCAAGAAGTACATATCTTCTCTCCATCTCATCAAGACACCAACGAAGAGCCTCTAAAGCTCTATTTACATCAGTAATAACAGGAGTTAGCAAATGTGGAATATCATTAAAAAGCTTAAGTTCAACTATTTTAGGATCTATCATTATAAGTTTAATTTCATCTGGTGACTTAGAAAAAAGAATAGAAGCAATAAGCGAGTTAACACAAACTGACTTACCAGCCCCAGTAGCACCTGCTATTAAAAGGTGAGGAGCATTAACAAGATCAAAAACAACATTACCTCCACTAATTTCTTTACCAAGTGCAAAAGGAATTTTGAAATTATCTCTAAATTCTTTACTATCTATTATCTCTGAGATTAAAATAAACTCACGTCTTTTATTAGGAATTTCAATCCCTACAGCTTCTTTGCCAGGTATTGGTGCGATAATCCGAACTCTAACTGCTGCAAGCCTTAGGGCAATGTTATCCGATATAGAAGTTATCCTTGAAAGCTTAATACCCTTGTCGGGACGAACAGCATACATAGTAACAACAGGGCCTTTAATAACATCAATAAGCTTAGCATTAATATTAAATTCTTTAAAAGTTTCCTGTAAAATCATTGATTGTTTTTGAATCTCTCTCTCATACTCAATGTCTTCTGTCTCACTCTTGGGCTCTCTTTTATCAAAAACAGAAATATCTATAAAATAGTCACTATTGTTTCTATTTGCTAATAAATTTTCACCTGAAACTTTAGCAATACTATCTATTATTCCCTTATGCCTTATATCACTAGCCTTAATTTTTCCACTAGCTACAAGCTTATTACTATCAAACTTTGACAACGGTTTATACCGAGATTCATCACTATCTAAATCATATTGAGCATCTTGCAAATCTTGATTTTCCATTAGTCTTTCATCTAATAATGTCTTATCCAATCCCTTTGACTGGTCAAAAACAGTTTTATCTAAATTCACACTAGAAGGTTTATTAGACTGTCTTAAAAATGTATTAAAAGACCACAATGCTTGATACTCTTCCCCATTAATAATATTATCCCTTTCACTAGAAGGTTCATTTTTATCCAAATCATTATCAAAATCTTCATATACTTTAATGTCTTTTTTAACCCTTAAAGAGCTTAAAAAAGGAAAATAAGCAAACAAACTTTCAAACAAGATTTTAAACTTAAATCCTAAAAACTGAACCGTATCTAGTATAAAATTAGTATTCTTGAAAAAGACATAATTCAAATAAATCCAAATAATAAATTCTAAAATTAAAACAAGAAAAATAAAAAAATTACCAAGAACTATTCCAAAATTACTCAAAAACCAATTAATAACATTAGAACCTTCAAGCTTAGAATTAATTTTTAACCAAAATGTTAGCGTAAAAAATAAAATAACTGTATAGTTCCAGTTAAATATAAATCTCTTACTAAGCATATTGTTTTTATAAACATACCAATTTACAAGAGGATAAAGTATTAAATAAAATGACAGAAATGAGAAAGTATTTAGCAACATTTGCCCTATTAAGTTAAAAATAAAAAATACAAATATATTCCCTATGGGAGTTAATGCTACACAAAGAGAAAATGATATAATAGCCAACATAAAAAAAAACAAAAATTGAAAATACTGATAAAAATTCTTCATACACTATTCACTCTATTAAAATTAAAAAAAGAAATAAACCACACTTGAGAGAGCAAATAAATAAGCTGAAAAATAATAAGTTTTGCTTCCTTTGAGTATCCTGACAAATAAACTTATTGAAAATAGTCCAATAACAAAAGCAATAACTGCTCCTAAGTTTATTTCAAAAATATTAAAAACCATATTCAAAGCAAATAACTCCTTTCGCTTCAAAAATAAACCCCCAAATACAATAGGAATCAAAGATAAAAATGAAATCTCGCATGCTTTTGGCCTGCTAAATCCAAGAAAAATTGAGGCAAAAATTGTAATTCCTGAACGAGAAATACCTGGCATTGCACCAATTCCCTGCATCACCCCAATAAAAATCCCTGAAAAGAGAACATTATTTTTAAAGTCAAAAATCAAAAGCCTAGATTCAAGTAATAACAATAAAATACCCGTTAAAACAAAGTTCAGTAAAACTATATTAAGAGTAAATATTCCTTCAAATGTTCCTATAAAAATACCAATAAACGCTGTGATAAAAGTAATCGTTAATATAAGTAATATTACCTTCAAATTCTCTAAATCCAATACAGTATTTTTTCTTAAAAAAAATCTTACTAAACTTAGACAAAGCTCTAATATTCGCCCTCGATAATAAATCATTACAACCAAAGCAGTTGCAAAGTGCAAATAAATATCAAATACTATTGGAATTTCAAGACCCATGAACTTTTTTAAAAGTAATAAATGGCCTGAACTAGATATAGGCAAAAACTCAGTAATTCCTTGTATAATTCCTAAAATAATAATCTTAAAAAGATTAACCATTAGTTCTCAACAATCTAGGCTCCCTTAGGAAATTTACCCACAATATACTCTACCACAGAATCTATGCCTTTACCCTCATATAAAGCATCATACAATACAGAATAAACTAATATTTTCTTAACATAATTCCTAGTTTGACCAAATGGGATTGCCTCAATGAAAAGTTCCTTAGGCATATGTCCATAAGCTTGGTCCCACTTACGCACATTGCCAATACCAGCATTATAAGATGCAAGAGCCTTATAAACATCTCCTATTGTTCCTATTCTTTTTTTTAAATAATAAGTTCCTATAATCACATTATCTTTTGGTTGCTTCAAATCATAATCATAGTATTTAATCTCTCTAGATATATCAACTGCCGTTGAAGGCATAACTTGCATAAGTCCAACAGCACCAGGCCTAGATACAGCATCTCTTTTAAAACTACTCTCGGCCTTTATTAAAGAGAAAACAAGACTAGACTCAAGCATTCGTCTCTTTGACCAATATTTCACCAAAGAACTATATAAATAAGGATAAAGACGCTTATAATCATCTCTATTTAAAGCTGAATTATCTTGCTTTACAAGATAATTAATAACAAGTGTAGCTTCATAATAATATTCATGCCTTATAAGCTCATCATAAAGCTCACGGTAAAAATTAGGTGAAAATCTATACCCATTCTTAAAATCATCCGCAACAAAAGCGCCAACATAAGCATGCAGATTAAATCTCAAAAAGCCCTCTAGGAAACTTTCATAATCAGACTGCTCATAATCAATATCTAAATTATTTTCAAAAAAATCATCAATGTTTTGATCCAATAAATATTTGCTCATAAAAGAAGAATAAGACGCCTTGTTATATTGAATCGAAGATCGTAAGAGCTCGCCATACTCACTCTCTGATTTAGCCTTAATCAATTTATGATATATAAGTCTTGCATTAATAAAGGCAAGCCTAGATAAAACAACACCATCAAGTACACCTTTACCATTACGATAGAGCGCATATAAATTATCATAATCCTCAAGTTGAATAGCCTCTAAAATATATTCATCCAATATCCTAATAAATACAGGATTACTGCTATCTCTATTCGTATAAAATCTAGCTATGTTTTGTGAAAAATAATTCCTCGCATTCTGCGTAAATATCAAATTGCTAAAAATCTCATTAAGCATTTCAAGCCTATAAGATTTATTTTCTAAAGAACTATTTTCTATATACCCAACTATACTATGCAACCCATTTGCCGTTTTTAATCTTAAGTTTATAAGTCCCAAATAGTATTCCTTATAAACACTATTCAAATTACTAAAAAAAGATAACGCCTTGCCTATGCGCCCTGAAGCCAAAAAAACCTTATAAACATCATTTAAAAATACAAAATTATTATAATATTCCTTAAAATCATTACTTAATGTATTTATTGCACTCTCTAGTTTCCCATTAGCAACTAGGGCTTTAAACCTAACAAGATTTAAAAAACTCTTACTCAGGCGTCCAAATCTCTCATCCAAAATAAGATAATCATGAGCCCTTACATGTAAATAACCTGCCGGCAAATCCTCAAATAACTTTCTAAAATAAACCAATGATTCATTAATATCCGCAATATTAAAATAAAGAACAGCTTTAAATAAAATATTCTCATTCAGCTGAGATTCTAAAAAATTCATTTTATCCAGTTTATTTAAAACTAAAAGAGCCTCATCATTCTTTTTTTGCCAATAAAGACTTTTAAAATATCCCAATACAACATACTTATTGTCTTCATATTTTTTGTAAAGCTTCCGTCCAATAAGTTCAGCCTCATAATATTCTCTTCTTGCATTATGGTATTCCAGAAGCCTAACACCAGCAAATTGTGATACAATATCATTACCAGTCTCTATTGCTTTAAGCATATATTCCCTAAATTTTTCTTCATATCCTATTTTCCTAAAAAGATAGGCAACATACACATACGAACTTGAATCTATACCAAAATATTCATCAAAATTTTGTTTCTCATAATCAAAATTCCATAACCAGTTTAAATGATTTAAATCAAAATGATCCAAATTCCTCTGTACCACACTTCCATTCAAAGATTTTCTTTCAAAAGAACAAGATAATAAACTTAATAACAAAAAAATAAAAACAGATTTACTGAATAAAAAAAATACTTTCTTAAACATAATCACTTCTTTCATGCTTTTTAACTTTTTCTTCCTCACATACATAATGATAAGAAATTTTCAAATTTCTAGGATTTAAAACTTTAGAAAAAATCAAAAATAATGAAAAAAATATCAACAGAAATAAAGAAATAAGACTTAAATAAAGCATAAAGGTTTGCATAAAACCTTCCTTTGAATCTGAATCTAACTGATCATCCTCAATACCCATACCCAAGCCTTTGCTAGTATCTAAAACAACATCATCAGCCGGTCTATCTCCCAACCCTTTATCAATATCTGCAATAATATCATCAACACTCAAATCATCAGAATAAGAATCTTTAAAACTGGCTACATTAACACTACTAAAATCAATATCTTCATCCTCAATGAATTTCATAACATTATTATCAGAATCAAAACTAACATCACTAGCTTCAGAGGGAAAATCATCTAAACCAGACCCATCTCTTTCTACATTATCCCCATCATTAACAAAATTAAGAAGCTCCCTACCCACCTCATCATTCCCATTCTCAAAGGTGTCTCTATTAAGATTATCATCCACCTCTTCTAAATTAAGGTTAGAATCAAAATCTAAAGCACTAAATGTGTCCTCACCTTTGTCTAATGAATTAGATATATCTAAATTACCCTCATTAACAAAACTCTCTTCACTTAAAGAATTTAAGTCCTCTGTATTAGGCAAATCATCAACATCATCTAAGATATCCAAGGAAGAATTATCTTTATCTTGCTCAAAATCACTGTTTAAATTTTCAGCAGAGATATCCTCAAACTCTAAATCACCAGAACCAGAAACAAGTACATCTTCAACTTGACTATCCTCAACAGAATCACTAAGCTCAACCGAATCTACATCAAGATTAACCAAGCTCAAATCAAACTTAGATTTACTCTCAATCCCATCACACTCACCATAAACATAAAGCATCGTAGAATCCATTCTAAAATAAACATTTATATCCGAACTTTCTTCTTTAAGATTATCTAAGAAAAAAGACCCGACAAGAACAGGATTAGAAAAATCTTCAGCCTTACTAATGTAAAAATCCAACTTCACATTAGTTTCATCTACAAGCTTACCCAATACCACTTTTTTTACAGAACTATCTTCCAAGTCCAAAACTGAAAAATACTCTTTATTAGAAAGCCTTATTGCTAAAAACCCTTTCAAGAATTCCAACCTTTTTGTTTTTTTACAAAAACAAATTTATGAATAATAATTATAATATAATATAAGTTGAATTATATTCAACTTATATCTAGTTTTTATTCAAAATAAAAACACTTTGATTATGTTTTATATTTTTCATATGATATTACTAAATATAAGTTTAGGAGAAATTTAGGTGTTACCATTATTCATAATAGTTTCCTCATTTACAGTATCTTTTTTGGTATTTTTATTTTTCAAGCTTGCAATAAAAACTACACAAATAAGAGAAAAAGGTATACATGATAACAAGTCAGATAGAACAAAAAAATTAATAGAAAAAGCTATGAATATGCTCAAAACAAATCCAAATGAAATAAGAGCTCTTCAAACTTTAAACAATTATTATTATGACAATAAAGATTCTGAGAATGGAATTAAATATGCTAAAAAATTATGTCAACTTATAGAAAAAAATCCTATAAGCCAAGATATAGACTCTCTTAAAGCTTTTTTAAGCTACGGTTTTTATAATCTTGAGAGAAATTTTAATAGAGAAGCATTAGAGTTCCTTAAAAAGGCCTATGCAATAAAAAAGAATGATACAGATGTTAACTATTATCTTGGAATAGCTTTCCTCAGAAACGACTATTACAAAGAAGCTCTCCATTATCTCACAAAAATATACAAATTTGATAAAAATAATCATCAAGCTTTAAAATACATAGGAATAGTTCTTTTTCATATGGAAAATTATCATAAAGCCGTTGGGATATTTAATAACATAAAAAATTACATACAAAATGATGTCAATGCTCTTTTAATTTATGCTAAATGCCTATCTCAACTCAATCAAGATCGCCTTGCTCTTGAAATTGCAGATAAACTAAAACACAGAGACGGAATGACATACGAATCTCTTTTAATTGAGTGTGAAATTCATGCAAAAAATAATAACCTGGAAAACTTAGAAGAAAATGTTAAAGAACTAATTAAAGTAAAACCTGATTTGCCTAAAAAAATATTCCTTGAACTCTTTTATAAACTAGGTGAGCTTTACATAGAATCTGAAAACTATCAAAAAGCAACCGATGTTTTTATTCAAGTTGAAAGAGTAGACTCAAACTATAAAAAAATCAACGAAAAACTAGAATTTAGTAGAAGGCTAAGCGAAAATCTATCACTTAGAACATATCTTAAAAGTTCAAAAGAAAAATTTGAAAAATTAGCTAGTGAAATTATCCTTAAACTTTATAAAAATAAGTTCCAAATAAGAGACGCAAAGACAAATGAAGTAACTTCTCAATTTATAGACATAAATTTTCAACTTGCAAATAATCAATGGGAAGAAAATTTAATAGTCCGATTTGTTAGGACAGAACAAGAGATTCTAGGAGAATTATTTTTAAAAGATCTTATTTCAAAAACTAAAGAAAATAAATTAAAAGGACTCTGCATAGCACCAGCCATATTTTCTGCTAAAGCTAAACAAATAATTGAAGGTAGATTAATTGACCTAGTAGAAGGGAAAAAACTAATACAAATATTAAAAAAAGTGAATATATCAAAGTATCACTAATCTATCTAAGATACTTCATAGGATTTTCTGTTTTTCCATTTTTAAAAATAGTGAAATGTAAATGATTTCCCGTGCTATACCCTGTGCTCCCCATATGTCCTATCACTTGTCCCCTTGAAACTCTTTGACCAACTTTAACCGCAAAAGAACCTAAATGAGCATAAAGAGTCTGAAAGCCATGATTATGCGAGATAACAATATATTTTCCATACCCTCCCGCATTAAACCCAGTTGTTACTACAATGCCCTCCTTTGCTGCCACAATGGGTGTATTAGCCGCATTTGCAATATCAATCCCATTATGAAAACTAATAACCCTAGTAAAGGGATCCGGACGATATCCATAACCAGAGGTAATAACTCCTTGAGTTGGAAAAAGAAAAGTTTCTCCCAAAGCATCTCTAAGTGTCTCCTTAGGCATTCTCCCTCCCGGAATAAAGAGCTTTTGACCTAAAGAGAGTACCTCATTATCAAGATTGTTAGCATCAAGAATATCTACTTTGCTAGTGTTATATTTCTTTGCAATTGATGATAAAGAATCATTCCTCTCAACAGTATAAAGAATTCCTTTCATATTAGGCACATTAATTACTAAATTAGGCCTAATATTCCTTACATCTTTAATATTATTGTAAGAGATTAAAGTTTCACTTGTTATGTTATACCTAGAGGCAACATGAGAAAGTGTTTCTCCTGGTTTAATTTTGTGCTCAACAACTTTTAAAATCAAAGGCTTTTTTAATCCTTCATAGTTATCTCCATTTGCTGCAAATATGTCATTATTGATCTGATTGAAATCTTGATCGCTATAGTATAAAAAAGTATCAATAAAATAATCCTTGGGAAAACTAAGTCTATTTAGAAAAATATAGGAACCGTAATACGAAAAAATATCTAAATAAAAGACTAAAATTAAAACAAAGATTAAGGCATTCAATCTAAAAATAAAATTAAACCCAAGACTAACACTAAAAGGATTTTCCAGCTTAAGTCCAACATGTTTATAAGAATATTGATATTTATAACGCTTAATATTTATTGTTCTATACTTAACTAAATTGAAAAATAATTTAATTATATAAAAAGGTTTTTTAAAAAAATTCATAAATCGAAAAGATTTATTACTTTTCTTTCTACTCAGATTGGCAATATTACTAAAATCTTTTAATTCAAAATCACCTTTAGTGGTTTTACTAAACAAAAAATTTTTATTTCTTTTCCCTAGATTCTGTCCCTTTTTTGGTATAATCATAATATGCCTTATTATACACTAGAAATATCTATTTCTTAAAAAGCATTTAATGGAAATTCTTAAAACTATAATAAAAATATATAAACACCAGATAGCCTCTATTATGCTAGCTCTATTATTATTGTTAATAATTATTAAATTGCCTCTATCCTTTTACCTAGTCAAAGGTTCTTCAATGTTGCCTATACTTATAGAAAAAAATTGGATAATAAGTAACAACTTAGCATATGGAATAAAACTAGGCAACAGAGGAAAATACATGGTTCTATGGAATACACCTAAAAAAAACGATATGGTAATTATTAAAGATCCCATAACAAGGAAAGCGTCAGTTAAAAAAATTTTCGCTATACCAGGAGAACCCTTCACAAGAGTACAAAAAAATATAATAAGTATTGATAATTTAAATTTCAATATAAAAGAAAAACATTTGGACATGTTAAAGAATACATCAATTCCAAAAAATTATTACCTAGTTATAGGAGAAAATAAACAAGTTTCCCTTGACTCCAGAGAGTATGGATTTATAAATATAAATAGCATAATTGGTAAAATAATATATAGACTATAATAAGTAGTAACCCATAAAACTAATCATCTAGCATTGTATCAGAATCAATCTCTTCAAAAGCAATAATACCTTCCTTTCCCTGTACGCTACTATTATAAGAACTAGTTATCCTTATTTCAATGGATTTAGAAATATTAGTATCTAAATCCATTGCAGCAACATTTAAGATACCACTCTCATTTAAACTAAAAAGTATCTCTATCTTTGGAATACCCCTTGAAGCTTTTTGTATATTGCTAAAGAAAAATCTACCTATAGAATAATTTAAAGAAGACTTTCTATGTTCTCCCTGCAGTACATGTATTTCAATCTCTTCTTGACAATCATTAGTTGTTGTAAAAATTCTTCTCTCACAAGCTGGCAACGGAGTATTTCTCTTAATTAAAGTAAAAAATCCATCGTTGCAAGTCTCAATTCCAAGAGAATAAGGTGTTACATCTTTAAAATTAATAAGAGCATTATTATTTAACAAACTAAAAGCTTGAATACTTGCCCCACTTGAGACAACCTCATCTTGATTTAAAGAATCTAAAACCTCAATTTTAGGAAAAGCTTCCCTTAATCTCTGCTTAACCAAAGGAATCCTAGTTGAACCTCCTGAAAGTACTATTTTTGAAATACTCTCAGGGTTAACCCCTGAATCAGAAATGCAATCATTAGTAAGATTAATGGTTTTGTCTATGAATTCATTAATCATAGACTCAAAATCATCTCTTTTAAGTTTATATTCTAAATGTTCACCATTAAGAAAAGGCAATACAATACTAACTTCATTCATAATAGATAAATTCTTTTTAGCTTCTTCAATTCTGTCTCTTATTTGCTCGAGAAGAACAACATCATCCAAATTAATATCAGGATATTTTGTTCTAAAACTATTTAAAACATCTCTTTCTATTTTTTCGTTAAAATTATTTCCGCCAAGCCTATTTTCACCCTTAATTGATAGAACAGTATAAGTATCATCCTGTTTTTCTAAAAGAGTAACATCAAAAGTACCACCACCAAGATCATAAACAAGAAACGACCCTTCTACTTGCTTTTCAAAAGCATAAGATATAGCAGCTGCTGTTGGCTCATTAAGTATTGCTCTACAATGCAAACCTGCAAGACTTGCAGCTTCTACTATGCCTCTTCTTTGCACTTCAGAAAAATAAGCAGGTACCGTTATTACAGCATCACTTACTTCTTCTTCTAAAAATTTCTCAGCATTTTTTTTAATATGTAAAAGCAAATAAGAAGCAATATCCTCAGCTCTATATAAACCACTGCCTACCTTATAAGAAATTCCAGTACCTATATTAACTTTAAAATTATAAAAAGTTTTATCCGGATTCACCAATATCTGATATTTAGCAGGACTGCCAACAATAATACCAGAATCTGTAAAAGATACAACAGAAGGCGTCATTCTTTCCCCTCTATCATTTAATATCACTCTAGAAGTAGTGTCAAAATAAGACACTACCGTATTTGTAGTCCCAAAATCTATCCCTATCCACTTTTTCATCAACTACCCCTATGAATTGAAATAATCAACTCAATTTCTCCCAAATCTAATTTCAACTTCTTAGAAATAATTTCCAAAGACATCCCCTGTTCATAAAGTGAAATAACTTGTTGGCGAATATCATATCCTTCCTTTATTATATTTTTCTCAATAGTAGGTATTGAATAATCTAAATTATTTTTATAAACACTAGAGTCACCTTTAGTGCCAAAATTATTATTTCCCATTGACATCGAATTAGAATTAAATCCTAATAATCTCTGATCTAGTATTTCGATCCTCTCATCAACTTCTTTAATAATCCTATTTAAACTCTCAATTTTTATCTCAATAATATTTATATTACGATC from Borrelia turcica IST7 includes the following:
- a CDS encoding DNA translocase FtsK, with amino-acid sequence MKNFYQYFQFLFFFMLAIISFSLCVALTPIGNIFVFFIFNLIGQMLLNTFSFLSFYLILYPLVNWYVYKNNMLSKRFIFNWNYTVILFFTLTFWLKINSKLEGSNVINWFLSNFGIVLGNFFIFLVLILEFIIWIYLNYVFFKNTNFILDTVQFLGFKFKILFESLFAYFPFLSSLRVKKDIKVYEDFDNDLDKNEPSSERDNIINGEEYQALWSFNTFLRQSNKPSSVNLDKTVFDQSKGLDKTLLDERLMENQDLQDAQYDLDSDESRYKPLSKFDSNKLVASGKIKASDIRHKGIIDSIAKVSGENLLANRNNSDYFIDISVFDKREPKSETEDIEYEREIQKQSMILQETFKEFNINAKLIDVIKGPVVTMYAVRPDKGIKLSRITSISDNIALRLAAVRVRIIAPIPGKEAVGIEIPNKRREFILISEIIDSKEFRDNFKIPFALGKEISGGNVVFDLVNAPHLLIAGATGAGKSVCVNSLIASILFSKSPDEIKLIMIDPKIVELKLFNDIPHLLTPVITDVNRALEALRWCLDEMERRYVLLDNFLVRDINAYNRKIIEEGLNEVPLPYLVIIIDEFADLILSARKDLENLISRLAAMARAVGIHLVLATQRPSVDVITGVIKANFPSRISFMVASAMDSRIILGTSGAEKLLGRGDMLYVSPTTPFPQRIQGGFLNEKEVYRLVEEVKKFGAPNYIDDEIFIDSVGEADKVALDPSDEPMFEEALEIVRSTKKASASYLQRRLKIGYNRAARIIELMEEMGYVGPIKGSKPRDVFI
- the rpsU gene encoding 30S ribosomal protein S21, giving the protein MVTVNVDKNEGLEKALKRFKRMIEKEAIIREWKRREYYEKPSTIRVKKEKAFKRKQAKKVRKLKQKIGRQ
- a CDS encoding M23 family metallopeptidase, producing MSFIILFNINVANDTALMGCYKREVFQGECTYFASNKNFKKLSLLSNNKKPILSSYPFKFKVDNKTYHIALLGITPMIKEGIREIEIEFENKKYIKEIEIKKFEFKKTTVKLDKKKATLFKRQKSAKAKEQALILWNIIGNIGDTTIYHYDTLVHPIKDQYRISSPYGDQRIYMQDNKKISKLTMHNGKDYATFKREKTPIFAAGRGKVVFARDREITGKTVIIQHLPGVFTIYLHLSKFGVTENKIVHTGEYIGHVGNTGISTGPHLHFEVRINGVAINPDFFLEHMLIDKNRIINHIKRIE
- a CDS encoding undecaprenyl-diphosphate phosphatase, producing MVNLFKIIILGIIQGITEFLPISSSGHLLLLKKFMGLEIPIVFDIYLHFATALVVMIYYRGRILELCLSLVRFFLRKNTVLDLENLKVILLILTITFITAFIGIFIGTFEGIFTLNIVLLNFVLTGILLLLLESRLLIFDFKNNVLFSGIFIGVMQGIGAMPGISRSGITIFASIFLGFSRPKACEISFLSLIPIVFGGLFLKRKELFALNMVFNIFEINLGAVIAFVIGLFSISLFVRILKGSKTYYFSAYLFALSSVVYFFF
- a CDS encoding flagellar assembly lytic transglycosylase, whose product is MFKKVFFLFSKSVFIFLLLSLLSCSFERKSLNGSVVQRNLDHFDLNHLNWLWNFDYEKQNFDEYFGIDSSSYVYVAYLFRKIGYEEKFREYMLKAIETGNDIVSQFAGVRLLEYHNARREYYEAELIGRKLYKKYEDNKYVVLGYFKSLYWQKKNDEALLVLNKLDKMNFLESQLNENILFKAVLYFNIADINESLVYFRKLFEDLPAGYLHVRAHDYLILDERFGRLSKSFLNLVRFKALVANGKLESAINTLSNDFKEYYNNFVFLNDVYKVFLASGRIGKALSFFSNLNSVYKEYYLGLINLRLKTANGLHSIVGYIENSSLENKSYRLEMLNEIFSNLIFTQNARNYFSQNIARFYTNRDSSNPVFIRILDEYILEAIQLEDYDNLYALYRNGKGVLDGVVLSRLAFINARLIYHKLIKAKSESEYGELLRSSIQYNKASYSSFMSKYLLDQNIDDFFENNLDIDYEQSDYESFLEGFLRFNLHAYVGAFVADDFKNGYRFSPNFYRELYDELIRHEYYYEATLVINYLVKQDNSALNRDDYKRLYPYLYSSLVKYWSKRRMLESSLVFSLIKAESSFKRDAVSRPGAVGLMQVMPSTAVDISREIKYYDYDLKQPKDNVIIGTYYLKKRIGTIGDVYKALASYNAGIGNVRKWDQAYGHMPKELFIEAIPFGQTRNYVKKILVYSVLYDALYEGKGIDSVVEYIVGKFPKGA